The Mangrovivirga cuniculi genomic sequence AAAAATTGTAATGTGAAGCCGATGGTCAATCAGATACTGGCTCATATCGGAAATACTCCAAAAGAACTTATTCAGCATTGTAAGGATAATGATATTCTGGTCGAGGCATATTCACCTATCGGCCATGGTGAATTGTTTAATATTGATGAAGTAGAAAGTATGGCAAACAAATATAATGTGTCTGTACCTCAGTTGGGAATTAGATACGATTTGCAACTAGGTCTGTTACCATTACCAAAATCATCTAATCCGGATCATATTAAAAGCAATGCTGAAGTGGATTTTGAAATCTCAGATGAAGATATGGATACGTTGCGAAATATGGAACCGATTAAAGATTACGGTGAAGCCAGTAAGTTTCCAGTCTATGCAAAAGAATAATTGAAACAGGAAAGGGGAAGAGAGTTCATCTTCCCCTTTTTAGCTTTTAAATATTTAAAATTCACTAGTATGGAAATAATTAAAAATGAATCCATTCCTTCAATGAAGGGACCAGAGGATTGGTTTACTGGGTCAGTTCGAATAGACCCTTTATTTCAAAAAAAGGATGTAACCAAAGGAGCCGGAGCATTAGTAACCTTTGAGCCGGGTGCAAGAACTGCCTGGCATACTCACCCCGCAGGTCAAACACTGATTATTACAAGTGGTTTAGGCTGGGTTCAAAAGGAAGGAGGAGCAATACAAGAAGTTCGTCCTGGCGATGTTATATGGTTCGAAGCCGGTGAAAAACATTGGCATGGTGCAAGCGAACAAAAGGCGATGAGTCACATTGCAATTCAGGAAGAAGTAAATGGTGAGGTAGTGACCTGGATGGAAAAGGTGACAGATGAACAATATTCAAAATAAGATGGAAATTAATAAACAAGAAATATCTAAGGAAGAAGTAGCTAAAATTGCCGCTCATGATGATTTTCATATCGCACCATTCAGAGCAGATGGTAAAACCTATGGTACTCCAACATGGATTTGGGTAGTCTCTGTTGATGATCAGTTATTTGTGAGGGCTTATAATAGTGTTAATTCAAGATGGTATCAATCTGCCATGAGCCAGCATGCAGGAAAAATAGAAGCTGCGGGATTGATTAAAAATGTGGCCTTTGAGCCTGTGATAGGAGAAATCAATGAGAAGATTGACGAGGCTTATAAAAATAAATATGGAGGAAGTCCTTATTTAAATGCAATGATTAGTGATAGAGCAAAGGCTGCAACAGTTAAGGTGTTGTAAAATCATTTATGATGAAAAGTATTCAACTTTATATTTTATTACTGGATGTTAGTTTTGCATTGATAAGCTTAGAATCCAGGAATGAGGATCCAAAAACAACGCCTATTATGGAAAACATGAAACTCAAAATAACAATAGGAGAGGATGTGCTGACTGCTATTTTGTATGATAACCCGACTACCAGAGATTGGATCTCAACTTTGCCAGTTACGACTACTTTAGAAGATCACGCTGGTAATGAGAAAATATATTATCCGCAAAAAAAGCTGACCACAGATGGTGCGCCCAGTGGTTATAAACCTTCAAAAGGTGATATCACTTATTATGCACCCTGGGGTGATATAGCTATTTTTTATAAAGATTTTAATTATGCTTCAGGACTGATTAGTTTGGGGAAAATTGAAGGCAATGGAATTGAAAAGTTGATGAGAGTCAATAATGGTGAAACAATTAAGCTTGAATTAGAGGAGTAATAAAGATAAAGCCACCACTCGTTAAGTTATGGCTATAATGGGAATAATGAAATAGTGATTGAGCAACCTCAATATTTCTACTTCATTTCTCTAACTTGTTTTTTATACCCTTTATAATTTTAGTATCCCATAAAAAATGTTGATTATTTCTCTCTTGAGCATTGAAAATGTTGATGTAACAGTGATCAATAATTAATCTGTACAATTAAAATGTTGAATAATAGTGCTGACTAATTCTATCTTTGAATATAGCAGTGTGATTTTAACTGAATTAGTTGATCCTATTTTTCCACAGAAGGTAATCGTTGATACTATTTTTGTGGCCTCCTGTTAAAAATGGTGAATTTCCCTTCTCGGGCACATTGCTTTTTCAGCAAAACGCGTTCGGCTAATTTTTTCAGGACCAATATTAAGGATTAAAAATGGTAGCATTTTAGTTTGTCAGTAATGTGTAAAGCACTGAGAGTGTGGTAGGTAAAGAAAGAACATCAAGAAACAGGAGATAACTCATAGATATCTGATTATTATTGGTTTGATAAGAAATAAGTGATATTGTTCTGCTTTAGAATAGCTGAAAAAGCAATTCTGAAATTCATAAATTAATTTGAACTTGGACCAAATAATATGAAATTCCTTTTCTCTTCTTGATAATTCAATAAAAAAAGCCACCGATAATTCTACCGGTGACCTCAAACAAGTATTATAAGTTTAATAAGCTTTTAATTAATCATCATCAATATCCCCATCATCGTCATCATCTTCACCAGCTTCTAAGATCTGATCTAAGTTTGATGAAATTGTTGCAGCAAGATCTGAATTGGAGGTATTATTAATTCTAACCACTCCATCATTATCAGATTCAGCGGAATTTAAATCGACTCCTGCAAAAAGTGCATCCAGGTTTAATAAAACCAACATTTGATTGGTTGTTCCTGCATCAATTATGAAACCATTTTCGTTTTCTATTTCAAATTCCAGCTCGTCACTATTCCCATATTCTGCCGTAATTACTTCATCATTATTATTCACAAATTCGAATGATATAAAGATAGAGAATCCACCATCAAGAAAAGGCTCCATTTCAATTTCCAATTCTTCATAAGTGCCAGGAGACAAGCTTGCCATTCCAAAATCAGGGGTACTCGTCCCATTGA encodes the following:
- a CDS encoding cyclophilin-like fold protein, which codes for MKSIQLYILLLDVSFALISLESRNEDPKTTPIMENMKLKITIGEDVLTAILYDNPTTRDWISTLPVTTTLEDHAGNEKIYYPQKKLTTDGAPSGYKPSKGDITYYAPWGDIAIFYKDFNYASGLISLGKIEGNGIEKLMRVNNGETIKLELEE
- a CDS encoding DUF2255 family protein; translated protein: MNNIQNKMEINKQEISKEEVAKIAAHDDFHIAPFRADGKTYGTPTWIWVVSVDDQLFVRAYNSVNSRWYQSAMSQHAGKIEAAGLIKNVAFEPVIGEINEKIDEAYKNKYGGSPYLNAMISDRAKAATVKVL
- a CDS encoding (R)-mandelonitrile lyase; amino-acid sequence: MEIIKNESIPSMKGPEDWFTGSVRIDPLFQKKDVTKGAGALVTFEPGARTAWHTHPAGQTLIITSGLGWVQKEGGAIQEVRPGDVIWFEAGEKHWHGASEQKAMSHIAIQEEVNGEVVTWMEKVTDEQYSK